A genomic window from Nicotiana sylvestris chromosome 11, ASM39365v2, whole genome shotgun sequence includes:
- the LOC138880742 gene encoding uncharacterized protein, translating to MRFGKKGKLSPRFIGPYEILEKKGNVAYKLELPIELSSVHPVFHVSMLRKYIHDEWHIIPADTIEIKEGLTYEEVPIENLDRQVRKLRTKDLASVKVLWSNHDSKEATWEVEKDMRKKYPYLFEEKGIFLDSSIYKGISGEIFENLGS from the exons atgaggtttggtaagaaagggaaacttagccctagatttatcggaccttatgaaattctagaaaagaaaggaaacgTGGCTTATAAGCTAGAACTACCCATTGAGTTGTCCTCTGTTCAtcctgtctttcatgtgtctatgcttagaaAGTACATTCATGATGAGTGGCATATAATACCTGCCGATaccatagaaattaaagaaggcttgacttatgaagaggtacctatagaaaatcttgataggcaagtaaggaagttgagaacaaaagatttagcatcggtaaaagttttgtggagtaatcatgattcaaaagagGCTACATGGGAGGTCGAGAAAGATATGAGAAAGAAAtatccatatttatttgaggaaaaAG GGATATTTTTGGATAGTTCAATTTACAAGGGAATTTCTGGCGAAATTTTTGAAAacttagggagttag
- the LOC138880743 gene encoding uncharacterized protein produces MLRACVIDFGGNWDDHFPHIEFAYNNNYQAIINMAPYEALYERRCRSLVGWFELAEVSLIGLEFVCEALKKVQLIRERLKAAQSRQKFYSDKRPYELEFMVGDKVFLKVSPMK; encoded by the coding sequence ATGCTGCGTGcgtgtgttatagattttggaggtaattgggatgatcactttccacatatagaatttgcttacaataacaactatcaAGCCATCATTAATATGGCACCTTATGAAGCATTGTATGAGCGGAGATGTAGGTctctagtgggttggtttgaactaGCAGAGGTGTCGTTGATTGGTCTAGAGTTTGTTTGTGAGGCCTTGAAGAAAGTTCAGCTAATTAGGGAAAGACTTAAAGCGGCACAGAGTCGTCAAAAGTTTTATTCTGACAAGAGGCCTTATGAGttagagttcatggttggtgataaggtgtttttgaaagtttcaccaatgaaatga